A region from the Acyrthosiphon pisum isolate AL4f chromosome A1, pea_aphid_22Mar2018_4r6ur, whole genome shotgun sequence genome encodes:
- the LOC100574068 gene encoding zinc finger CCCH domain-containing protein 13, whose protein sequence is MPRRPLTDEQREQSRKRRLERDRERQRKRRLDPELRAIERGKNTIAKRLSRSKGLYGGNIDKLYSEANIDCSKITSLLDNEDNVDLEDLNRLKKERDKERQRQRRMDPEFRAKERARNRILKRIARQKSFYTLEVLNCECCGEPIESDHVCFSNILSVELHEIDVTNSTIKKVMNGTMNDS, encoded by the exons ATGCCCAGGAGACCATTGACAGATGAACAACGAGAACAATCTAGAAAACGTCGCTTAGAACGTGACCGTGAACGACAACGAAAAAGGCGTTTAGATCCAGAGTTAAGAGCAATTGAACGAGGAAAAAACACGATTGCTAAAAGACTATCTAGATCCAAAGGACTTTATGGTGGtaacattgataaattatattcagaAGCTAATATTGACTGTAGTAAAATCACATCATT gtTAGATAATGAAGATAATGTAGATTTGGAAGATCTCAATCGATTAAAAAAGGAAAGAGATAAAGAAAGACAACGTCAAAGAAGAATGGACCCTGAATTCCGTGCTAAAGAACGTGCAAGAAATAGAATATTGAAAAGGATTGCTCgacaaaaaagtttttatactcTAGAG GTATTAAATTGTGAATGCTGTGGAGAACCAATAGAAAGTGACCATGTATGTTTTTCCAACATATTATCAGTCGAACTCCACGAAATTGATGTTACCAATAGTACCATAAAAAAAGTCATGAATGGTACTATGAATGATagctaa